The following nucleotide sequence is from Pseudofrancisella aestuarii.
CATTCTTAGCAGCAAAGATGCAGATATTACCTCAGCAGGCGGAAAGTGCTTTATCTCAAGTTGGGCATATGATCTTTGGGGATGGAGTAGCATATTATTTTTTACAAGCTTCGACTTGTTTAATATTGCTTATGGCAGCAAACACTTGTTTTACTGGATTTCCTAGGCTTGCAGCTATTATAAGTAAGGATGGTTATTTGCCTGAGCAGTTACAAAAATTGGGTGATAGATTAGCATTTAAAAATGGAATTATTTTATTAACTATCTTATCAGGTATATTAATAATTGTTTTTAATGCGAATGTTACAGATCTTATACCATTATATGCTTTTGGTGTGTTTGTTGCTTTTACTCTTTGTCAGGCAGGCCTTATAAAGTTTTGGTACAACAATAAGAGATATTATAAAAGTTGGGGATTAAGAGCATTTCTAAATACTGTCGGGTGTATAGCAACATTCGCAGTTGTTATAACTATTGTAGAGAGTAAATTCTTTGAGGGTATTTGGATAGTTATTGCAGTAACTCCAATGATTATGTTTGTGCTTTATAGAACAAAGAAACACTATGATATAAGAGAAGCTAATTTAGCCTTAAGTATAGATGAGGCTGTGGTTGGAGCTTCAGTAAAAGGTTTAGTTAAGCCTAAAATAGTTTTATTAGTATCTAGAATACATAGAGGAACAATAGAGGCGCTTCAACTTGCTAGAAACTTATCTAATGATATTACACCAGTTTATGTATCTTCTGATGAAGAGAAAATTAGTCAAATTAAATATCAATGGAAGAACTTAGGTTTTGATGAAAAGCTTTTAGTTTTAAGACCCGTTTACAATTCATTTATAGCACCAGTATTACAGACATTACGTAAAAATGACTTGAGAGAGGCTGAAAGGGGTTATTCTGTAGTTATTATTCCTGAAGTTGTTAATACAAAGTGGTGGCACTTTTTATTACATAATCAGAACTCTAGGATGTTAAAAATGGCAATCGCAGCAATGGATAGGAAGG
It contains:
- a CDS encoding APC family permease — encoded protein: MKIRNLLFGSPIPSADQQEQKLGLFSGFAILSSNALSSIAYATAEIFIVLAAAGATAIAQYSLEVGLMVVLLILLMGFSYAQVIRTHPEGGGSYSVVKTNFGERTLLLTAASLIIDYILTVAVSVSTATFAISSAFPIFLKYTVEISLILLVIIMIINLRGVRSTAKAFVWPTYMFVIAILVMILIGMYKYYTGTLEFFSYSEAYIEHIQNTSTVLTITLILRAFSSGSSALTGIESYANGIATYQFPIMKKAILGLTLMIVLSVVMFSGVTFLAAKMQILPQQAESALSQVGHMIFGDGVAYYFLQASTCLILLMAANTCFTGFPRLAAIISKDGYLPEQLQKLGDRLAFKNGIILLTILSGILIIVFNANVTDLIPLYAFGVFVAFTLCQAGLIKFWYNNKRYYKSWGLRAFLNTVGCIATFAVVITIVESKFFEGIWIVIAVTPMIMFVLYRTKKHYDIREANLALSIDEAVVGASVKGLVKPKIVLLVSRIHRGTIEALQLARNLSNDITPVYVSSDEEKISQIKYQWKNLGFDEKLLVLRPVYNSFIAPVLQTLRKNDLREAERGYSVVIIPEVVNTKWWHFLLHNQNSRMLKMAIAAMDRKDKKSATRVVISVPYKAD